The window GCAGAGCAATATCGACATCGGGAAGACCGCCCTCTCCATCCTCGGCAAACAGAACCTTGTCGAGCGTACCGAAGCTAAGCTTGCCGCCGCGATAGCTGCCATAAAGACGGGGTTCGACAAGCGTGATGCGGCCGATTTCAGGATAGCCGAAGCGGTGCTCCAACATCACTACGATGCGCCTGATAGTAAGGTCGGGGCGTGCCGGATCGCCGATCACCACGTTGGTCAGCACTTGCCGGTCCACCCCGGTGCGTTCGATCTGGTAGGTCGCCGGTAGGCCGAGCTCGGCAAGCTGGTCTTCGATCAGCCTGTCCGCAATGCTGTCACGGCTGGACCAGCCTATCGCGATCGCGGCAGCCAGTGCGATCACCACCGCCAATAGCGTGCGCTTCACCAACCGGCGTTTGCGACCGGTCCGGCGCGGCTCCTCGCTGGGCATTTCGGTGTCGTTCGCGCTGGCGGCCATGGGTCCCCCACTTGCGCGCAACGCCGGTCAAAGGCAATGCACGCGGCAAGCAAGGGGTATGCATGGCGGATAACAGATTGCCTGATACTGAAGCGTTGGGAAAACCGACGGAGGATAGTGCCACGCCGGGTGCCAGCGAGAAGTCGCGCAGTAAGCAGCGTCATGACGGCGACGGGCATCGCGCCCGCCTGCGCCGGCGGTTGCTGGATGGCGGGGCCGAGGCGCTGGCTGATTACGAAGTGTTGGAATATCTGCTGTTTGCCGCCATGCGGCAAGGAGACACCAAAGGCGTGGCCAAGGCTTTGCTCGCGCATTTCGGATCGCTGCCGGGCGTGCTGAATGCGGAACCAGGCGCGTTGCAACAGGTGACCGGGGTTGGGGAGACGAGCGCGGCAGCGCTGAAATCCGTTGCACTGGCGGCGCGGCGCATGATGCGAAGCGACGTCATGGACAAGCCCGTGCTGGGCAGTTGGCAAGCCCTGCTCGATTATCTGTCCGTGGATATGGCGCACCTGACTGCGGAACGCGTCAGGGTCCTGTATCTCGATACACGCAACCGGCTGATTTCAGACCATCTGGCGCAAGAGGGTACTATCGACGAGGCGGCTATTCACCCGCGCGAAGTGATGAAACGCGCGCTCGACGTGGGGGCCTCGGCGATGATCCTCGTCCATAATCACCCCAGCGGCAATCCCGAACCCAGCCGCGCGGATATCGCGATCACGCATCGTATTATGGAAGCCGGCAAACATCTGGGGATCGTGGTGCACGATCACGTCATTATCGGTAAACAAGGCCACGTTTCGTTGAAGGCAAAAGGCGTTATTTGACGCGGCGAAGTCGAGGCCGCCTCGTCATCGGAACATTAGTCCGCACCGACACCGTACACCGCATACTCGTCACGCAAGGCAGGGCGGACGGACAGCGCCAATGCGATGTCTTCACCGCCGCCATCTAGACCAGCCTCCTTCCGGATCACTCCGCGTAAATAGCGCGACGCCATCTGGTCGGGCTTGCGATCCAGCACCTTGTCGAGATCGGCCAGAGCGCGGTCGAATTCGCCCAGACGATAATAGGCCAGCGCTCGGCTATCCAGTGCGGCCAGGGATTCCGCGCCTTTCTCGACCGCGTCCGTGCAATAAGCGAAATTTTCGCGGGTAACGAGGTCCCACATCGCCGCGTTCCAGCAGACTTCGTTATCCAGCATATCGTTGTCGGGATTGAGCGAATGCTCGTCCATCAAGATGGCGAGACCTTCGCTGCCTTTGCCCTGCCAACCGAGGAGCTGCGCTTCGCCAAGGGAGCCGGCAAGGTCCGTTGTAGCGATCAGGCTCGCCTCGGTAACCAGTGCGCCAATCTCGTCATTACGCCCAAGATAACGAAGCGCCTGAGCCTGCGCGGAGTAAGTTCCGCCTGTCGGCGCAAGCTGTTCCACCTTGCGGTAGTCCGCCAGTGCCAATTCGTACTCGCCAAGCTGCATCCGGTGCCAGGCGCGCATCAGCAATACCTCAGTGTCTTCTTCGATGGCCAGCGCGCGGGTGAAATCCTCTACCGCACCCCTGTGGTCCGAAACCCCGCGGCGGAAGTTTGCACGGTTGATGATGTTGATGGTTTCATCTTCGTCATCGCGTTCAAGCAGCCTTGCATAAGCCGCCTCGATCTTCGCCAGCCGGCTGCGATCCTTGCCAGTGTATTCCCAAACCTGCCGGACATCGCGCGACGCCTCGACAGCGGGCAAATCGCGATCGAGCAATCTTGCTGCGCGGCGCTCTGCACCGATCCGGTCGGGAGCGATTTCGTCGGCCACGACGGACACCGTCTGATCGAGCTCCAATCGGCCACCCGAAAGCTCAGCCTGCGAAACGATCTTGTAGCCTGCCACCAGCCGATCGATCGCCTCTTTCCCGCGGAAGGTGAAACTCCCGCGATCCTGCGGCAACAGCACGGACAGTGCCAGTCTTTCGGAACCGGAACCGCGCACCCTGACAGGTATCTCACGCCATTCCTGTTTAGCACGGTCGGGCGAAAAACTGATACTGTTCGCCGGCTGGATCGAAGCCTTGTATTCCTGCTTTCCGTCGCTTTCGCGGAACAGCGTGGTCATTAAGCCCCTACCCGTCAGGACCGCCCGACCGGTGACCTCGTCGAATTCCATGTCGCTTTCGTAAATCTGCGCGGTGCCAACCGCACTCGATAGCGCGCCATCGATGGCGTCTTCCAACTTGTCGGGCGTGAGCTGTGTATCGGCACTTCGCCACCGGGCTGCCCTATCCCCGTCAAGTTCGATCCGAATATTGACCAGCGCAGGCACCATAACCCCAGCCGTCTGGTCGATAGCCACTGTTACCTTTTCGCCCGGAACCGACCATGTGTCGCGATTGATCGGCACAAGATCGCTGCCCTCTGCGCGGATTGGCAACGCCCAGACGAAATCTGGCGCGCGGTCCAGCGTTTGCACGCGCGCATTGCCGCCTGTGCCATCCAGCCAATATTCCTTGCCGCCGATCTCGGCGCGCACGATCATATGGTCGAATGCGCCCGCGAGCGGCGCCATATGCGGCACGACATCCCCGCGGGAGCTGTGCACTAGCACGACTTCGCTGTCGATGCCCAGTTCCTGCAGGATCGACAGCAACAGCAGCGACTTCGCCTTGCAGTCGCCGTAGCGCAGTTCCCAGGTTTCGGCAGGCTGCTGCGGGATGTAATTGCCGCCGTTCAGACCGTTAAGGAGATAGCTCACTTCTTCCTGCACCAGCTGCAACGCGGCGGCTGTACGGGTAAGGTCGTCGCCCGGCAGCGCGGCGATCTTCGCCACTTCTGCTGCAAGCGGGCTGCCATCCGCAATGGCGCCCTCGCTGCTGAACACCGGCGCCATCAATTGCGACAATTCGCTCCAGTTCGCCAGCGTGGTCGCCTGCAGGATCAGCGGTGCGCGGAACCGCTGCGGTGCGTCATATGGCATGTCCTCCAGCTCTTCGAGCGGCATGTCCACGCTAAGCCAGTTGTACCCATCCCGCGTTTCCGGCTTGCCAAGGTCCACCCCGCGCATTGCCTGGTAATGGACGGTTTCGCCTTCCGGCCAGGACAACGTGACCCGCCCACGCTCCAGCGGAACGGGATCGGTCATAAGCCCGGTGAGGACCTGCATATCCTCGCCCAGCGCCTGATCGCTCAACGTGGTGCTATACGCAAAGCGAAGCGTATCGCCTACTTCTACGCCCTTGATCGCAATCGTCGCGGTAAGCTGCCCGTTCAGCAGGCGGCGCTCCAGCCCGGCCTCGCGCCGAAGCACTTCGAAGGTCTGCCCATCGGCCAACACGTCCACGACCCGCCCGTCCCGGATCAGTTCCACGCGGTGGATCGTCAAATCGCCCTTGTCCGGCATCCAGCCAGCCGTAATCGTGCCCATCTGGGTCAGCGATTGCGGTGTATCCAGCCGTATCGCGACGTCCTGATACTGCGTAACAACTCCGTCTTCCATGCGGATCTGCTGGTTGGCGAGCGCGAACATCTGCCGTTCATCGGGATCGACGGCCAGTTCCATCGGCGTGACCCAGGCCGGTACATCGCCATACAGCACTTCCTCACCCGCCATGGCCGGCTGAGCGACAATAAGGGTGACTGCCGCAATGCTGGCGGCAAATGTGTGACGCATCATAGTAATTCCCCAAGGGGCTCGTGTACGAAAAACGCCGCCCCATTCTTGTCCACTGCCTGAATTAACAGCAGTTTATATACAACTCAATGCCGCCGCCGGCGCACACGACTTGAACACCTGCCGGATGCAGCCTAGCGGCCCTTCCCTGAAAGACTACACCGCAAAACGATCCGATCCGGAGTAAATCATGGTCCCCCGTTACGCCCGCCCCGAAATGACCGCCATTTGGGAGCCGGAAGCGAAATACCGCATCTGGTTCGAGATCGAGGCCCATGCCACCGAGAAGCTGGGCAGGCTGGGCGTGGTTCCGGAAAGCGCGGGCAAAGCGTTGTGGGACTGGTGGGCGACAAACCCGAAGGTGGATGTCGAGGCTATCGACGCGATCGAGGCGGTGACCAAGCACGATGTCATCGCGTTTCTTACTTGGGTGGCGGACAATGTGGGCGATGAGGCTCGCTTCATGCATCAGGGTATGACCAGCTCCGATGT of the Alteripontixanthobacter maritimus genome contains:
- the radC gene encoding RadC family protein, whose protein sequence is MADNRLPDTEALGKPTEDSATPGASEKSRSKQRHDGDGHRARLRRRLLDGGAEALADYEVLEYLLFAAMRQGDTKGVAKALLAHFGSLPGVLNAEPGALQQVTGVGETSAAALKSVALAARRMMRSDVMDKPVLGSWQALLDYLSVDMAHLTAERVRVLYLDTRNRLISDHLAQEGTIDEAAIHPREVMKRALDVGASAMILVHNHPSGNPEPSRADIAITHRIMEAGKHLGIVVHDHVIIGKQGHVSLKAKGVI
- a CDS encoding DUF3857 domain-containing protein; the encoded protein is MMRHTFAASIAAVTLIVAQPAMAGEEVLYGDVPAWVTPMELAVDPDERQMFALANQQIRMEDGVVTQYQDVAIRLDTPQSLTQMGTITAGWMPDKGDLTIHRVELIRDGRVVDVLADGQTFEVLRREAGLERRLLNGQLTATIAIKGVEVGDTLRFAYSTTLSDQALGEDMQVLTGLMTDPVPLERGRVTLSWPEGETVHYQAMRGVDLGKPETRDGYNWLSVDMPLEELEDMPYDAPQRFRAPLILQATTLANWSELSQLMAPVFSSEGAIADGSPLAAEVAKIAALPGDDLTRTAAALQLVQEEVSYLLNGLNGGNYIPQQPAETWELRYGDCKAKSLLLLSILQELGIDSEVVLVHSSRGDVVPHMAPLAGAFDHMIVRAEIGGKEYWLDGTGGNARVQTLDRAPDFVWALPIRAEGSDLVPINRDTWSVPGEKVTVAIDQTAGVMVPALVNIRIELDGDRAARWRSADTQLTPDKLEDAIDGALSSAVGTAQIYESDMEFDEVTGRAVLTGRGLMTTLFRESDGKQEYKASIQPANSISFSPDRAKQEWREIPVRVRGSGSERLALSVLLPQDRGSFTFRGKEAIDRLVAGYKIVSQAELSGGRLELDQTVSVVADEIAPDRIGAERRAARLLDRDLPAVEASRDVRQVWEYTGKDRSRLAKIEAAYARLLERDDEDETINIINRANFRRGVSDHRGAVEDFTRALAIEEDTEVLLMRAWHRMQLGEYELALADYRKVEQLAPTGGTYSAQAQALRYLGRNDEIGALVTEASLIATTDLAGSLGEAQLLGWQGKGSEGLAILMDEHSLNPDNDMLDNEVCWNAAMWDLVTRENFAYCTDAVEKGAESLAALDSRALAYYRLGEFDRALADLDKVLDRKPDQMASRYLRGVIRKEAGLDGGGEDIALALSVRPALRDEYAVYGVGAD